Proteins encoded within one genomic window of Synechococcus sp. PCC 7335:
- a CDS encoding rhodanese-related sulfurtransferase — translation MSVTVATFYKFADLNDYADLQLPLRDLCEQQQVKGTILLAAEGINGTIAGTHEGIDTVLAYICTDSRLASLDIKKSSASKLPFEKLKVRLKKEIVTIGLPELNPTQQVGTYVSAKAWNEIIADPEVTVIDTRNNYEVGMGTFQGANNPQTEVFNEFPDYVKENLDPKKNKKVAMFCTGGIRCEKASSYMLAQGFEEVYHLKGGILKYLEEVPEEESLWKGECFVFDERVAIKHGLEPGTYAMCYACGHPVSRADQHSADYESEVSCPHCIKELTKEKRDRLRERKRQRHLNANKNNASKI, via the coding sequence ATGTCTGTTACTGTTGCCACTTTCTACAAGTTCGCAGATCTGAACGACTACGCAGATCTGCAGCTGCCGCTTAGAGATCTTTGTGAGCAACAACAGGTCAAGGGCACTATCTTACTAGCAGCAGAAGGTATCAACGGCACTATCGCTGGAACCCACGAAGGCATCGATACAGTCTTAGCCTATATCTGTACCGATTCGCGCTTAGCTAGTCTGGATATTAAAAAATCGTCTGCTAGCAAGCTGCCATTTGAAAAGCTTAAAGTCCGCCTAAAAAAAGAGATTGTCACCATTGGCTTACCAGAGCTTAACCCTACGCAGCAAGTTGGAACCTATGTCTCTGCTAAAGCGTGGAACGAGATTATTGCTGACCCAGAAGTTACTGTTATCGACACTCGTAATAATTATGAGGTCGGTATGGGCACTTTTCAAGGCGCTAATAATCCTCAGACAGAAGTTTTCAATGAATTTCCTGACTATGTAAAAGAAAACCTAGATCCTAAAAAGAACAAGAAAGTTGCAATGTTTTGCACAGGCGGTATTCGCTGCGAGAAAGCGTCTTCATACATGCTCGCTCAAGGTTTTGAAGAGGTTTATCATCTTAAAGGTGGCATCCTAAAGTACCTTGAAGAAGTTCCAGAAGAAGAAAGCTTGTGGAAAGGAGAGTGTTTTGTTTTTGATGAGCGGGTTGCTATCAAGCACGGCCTCGAACCGGGTACCTATGCCATGTGCTATGCCTGCGGGCATCCTGTTTCTAGGGCAGATCAACACTCGGCCGACTATGAGAGTGAGGTATCTTGCCCTCACTGTATTAAAGAGCTGACAAAGGAGAAGCGCGATCGCCTTCGAGAAAGAAAAAGGCAGCGCCACTTAAATGCAAACAAGAACAATGCGTCTAAAATCTAA
- a CDS encoding SRPBCC family protein, translated as MTVSSTLCAPDAVTLQQEKSLLQGDVLISMSPTNKGAAVTATMYVPMMRSQTWQQLTDYSKWVHYFPDIVQSQVLEAKHQTKTHLATRRLYQVARKAFMMFSAQVEIYLQVIETLHQNIQFRFERGTFSDFAADLTLEDYGAGTLITYSVKATPLIPVPSFLIEQAIRYDLPGNMKTMRSVMCAA; from the coding sequence ATGACAGTTTCTTCGACTCTTTGCGCACCCGATGCTGTAACGCTACAGCAAGAAAAGTCTTTACTACAGGGTGATGTGCTGATCTCGATGTCACCTACGAATAAAGGAGCCGCAGTGACCGCTACGATGTATGTGCCGATGATGCGATCGCAAACTTGGCAGCAGCTAACTGACTACAGCAAATGGGTTCACTACTTTCCAGACATCGTGCAAAGTCAAGTATTAGAAGCTAAGCATCAGACTAAAACTCATTTGGCCACCCGCAGACTTTACCAGGTTGCTCGCAAAGCCTTCATGATGTTCTCTGCCCAGGTAGAGATCTACCTCCAAGTGATCGAGACGCTGCACCAGAACATCCAGTTTCGCTTCGAGCGGGGTACTTTTTCAGATTTTGCTGCCGATTTGACCTTAGAAGACTACGGTGCAGGTACGCTAATTACCTATTCTGTCAAGGCAACGCCACTGATCCCGGTGCCTAGCTTTCTGATTGAACAGGCGATACGCTATGACTTACCCGGTAATATGAAGACAATGCGTAGCGTAATGTGTGCGGCGTAA
- a CDS encoding class I SAM-dependent methyltransferase has translation MRRKPLAAAESQPPIPHVSMSNQSIGLGDRLHDYLLSASLRELPVQTELRKRTAQHPQSRMQISPEQGQFMALLVQLINAKKTLEIGVFTGYSTLSVALALPDEGRIVACDVNEKDCAIARAYWKKANVAHKIELRIAPALETLDNLIANRESDTFDFAFIDADKSNYDSYYEKSLQLVRPGGLIAIDNMLWYGRVADLDIQDKRTQRIRALNEKVRNDERVTMSLLPIGDGLLLILKN, from the coding sequence GTGCGGCGTAAGCCTCTCGCAGCCGCCGAGTCCCAGCCGCCGATTCCACATGTCTCAATGTCTAATCAATCAATTGGTCTAGGCGATCGCCTGCACGACTATCTACTGTCGGCATCGCTTAGGGAACTGCCTGTTCAAACGGAGTTAAGAAAGCGGACGGCCCAGCATCCTCAGTCGAGAATGCAAATCTCGCCTGAGCAAGGTCAGTTCATGGCGCTGCTAGTGCAGCTAATCAATGCCAAAAAGACGCTGGAAATTGGTGTCTTTACCGGCTACAGCACTTTGAGTGTGGCATTAGCGCTACCAGACGAGGGGCGCATAGTAGCCTGCGACGTGAATGAAAAAGACTGTGCGATCGCTCGTGCCTACTGGAAGAAAGCCAATGTCGCCCACAAAATAGAGTTACGAATTGCACCTGCTCTAGAAACGCTCGACAATCTCATCGCTAATAGAGAATCCGACACCTTCGACTTTGCCTTTATCGACGCTGACAAAAGCAACTACGACAGCTACTACGAAAAATCGCTGCAGCTAGTCAGACCAGGGGGCCTCATCGCTATAGACAATATGCTCTGGTATGGCCGCGTCGCCGATCTTGACATACAAGATAAGAGAACCCAGCGTATTCGAGCTTTGAATGAGAAAGTGCGAAATGATGAGAGAGTGACAATGAGTCTGTTGCCTATTGGTGACGGGCTACTACTTATTCTGAAAAACTAG